aaaatcgcctagggaggccttcctggggcgcggctggagatgtcCTTACTTTTATTTATAGGTTGTATTTTAACTTTTAAATCATCTTCAATTTCTGTGGCAACATTGTTCATCTTCCTGGAGGTCTGAATCCTGAAAGCAAGAGTTTAGGGAACCAAATAGTTGAGAAGATTAAAGCTTCACATGACAAGCCAGGTCCTAGATCGTCTTGGGTATCTTCTAATCTCGACCGTTTATGTGTTcaggggggttgtaccgaagaagaagtgTCATTTTCCTGTCAACACAGCTACTTCTCTTTAATCTCCCGAGATTTCCCGAGCCCCAATAGGAATAGCTCATAGAAGCTTAAAATCCGGCAAGATGTCTCTCCCTCCCAGTTGTCTTGCAACTGCCCAGGACTTGCAAAGCATGAACCATATATGACATCCACACATTGTGCTAGGATGTAGGCTTAGGATCTAGAAGAAGTCTGAAACTCAAGTTCTGAACCTGCCGTGTTCACGGCAAGTTTAGTAGTGGGTAAGGCCCCATGGTCCGGCTATGTTGGATATTATTTGCATGTGAACATTATTTTTGCATGACCTTGAAAAAATAACTAGGATTGAGGTTGAGCACCTCCCAGTAGCCCAACTCGAAATGTCCATGAAATCACTCGATGGCATTTCAACGGTACATACACTTGGGGTGTCCCTGGCCAGGAGTGGTGTCACTGTCAGGTTGGTAAACGGCACCAGATACCAAAGCCCTTTGCATCTCGCCTCGGACCCCATGCATGGATCCCAAACTCCTGAACTGGCCCTGCATCTCCTTCTGTAGGACTCCGTACACATCTGAACTCTGAAGCACGCAACTCACTTAGCCCAGCACACACATGATGAAGCGAAATACTCAGATCCACGTACATGTATACTGGAGATCTAGAGAGGGTACTCTGTCTGACCGTCTGTGTTCCGGTACCCTCCCCATCCATGCACGTCCTCGtgctgggtttatgatcaagctaGTATTTCTTTGCTGACCAGTCGAAAAGAATGAAAGAATGAGCTCTGGATGATTGCTGAGTAAACGGCAGTTTCCCTGTGCATAAAAGAATGTGTTTTTCTCTTTTCACTGTGAAGAAAGGAGGCGAGTTAGATTAGCCTTGGCTTTCGTGTTTGTGTCAGGTTGGTAAACGGCAGCAGCAGAGCATGTGAATGGCTGGCTGTTGCGATGTTTCTCATGCCATCACTCAAATCCATTAGAACTGAAACCACTGCCAAGTGCCGAATAGACTGTGCATCTCAAATCTCAAACTCAGTTTACATCTCTGAGACTGAAACCAGGTGGGTGCAGCAGCTCACGCTACAGTAGAAAGTTCAGAATTATGTACTGTAGTTACATAGGATTGACAAAACAATACTGTACAACAACTCTGAATCCTGACGGCACATATCTCTCAACCAATCTGTCTCAACTTAACTGAATGCATGGTCCATCAAAATTAAGTTGGTACACACAAAGTGCTTGAGTACATACACAACAACGGTAACTTAATTGATTCTTAACAATAGTAATCAACGCAAATAAACTGGATACAAGATTCACTGAAAACCAAATAGTACCATGCAGCAAAGCAACCAACACCACTTCTTCTTGGACACCTTTATTTGAGCCTCCACACGCGTGCTCCCGCCTGAAAGTCGAAAGGAGAACGTGCACCGCCACAGCATTCCAATCACGTGCTTGCAGTCAATAGAAGATCCCCTGAACAGATGAAGGGAGAACGTGTCACAACTGGGAGTAAGATGAAAGGTTGCCTACAGAAAGTGTTGTAAGAAATTGTTGGTTATTATTAAATACCTCTTGCATTGGTAGTCGAGTGGAATGTCATGATATAACAGTTCCCTGACAGCTAGCTCTCTTCCTCGTCAGTGTGGTTCTCTTCCTCGTCGGGGTTATAATACCAATCAGTCGTTCGGTCCCGGATAAATAACCTGGGATGATTGGGATGGCTATTTGCCTCGTTCCTTATAGCGGCAGCTGCTGCAGAGGTGCCTTCGGAAGATGTTTCGGCATCATTGCAGAGAGTCACTTGGGCATTTCTCAGACATGGGAGGTGGGCAAGACCCAAGTAGAACCCATGGGCTTCTGCCGCTGAAACAAACAACGGCAGCTCAAGCTTCTCCAGCTTTGGCAGCGCCCCTTCTTCAAATGTCAAGTAAATTGCACTTGCACAACGGGGAGTACGAATAAGGTTGAATTCCTTCAAACACGGGAATGCAGCTCCTTGTACAGTAAGCCTTTCTTTTTGGACAGTCCTGAATGTTATACTCAGACAAAGTAAGGCAGGCATCTCTCCAAGTATTCGCAGATCCTCCTCTGTTGCTTCAATCAAATTAATATCCAGGTACTCAAGACTGCCGAGTGCTGGTACAATCCACTTTGGCATCTTTGGTAAATAGTAGCTAGTTTCCATCAAAAATGTTTGGAGGTTATAAGGGAGAGGGCACCAGGAATCTAAGAACTGGATGGGTGTTGAATCATCAGAGACTATCCATAAAGACTGAAGTTTGTAGGTGCCAAGCTTGCATATTGAGGAGAGTAACATCTCTTCATGCCTCTTGTATTCCTGAGATCCTTTACCGTCCATCTGCAGGTAGAGTTCTTTCAAACTGGTCAGATTCCCCAGTTCCTCGACTGCACCTAATGAACTCTTGACAATATTAAAGCCCGAGATCACCTGCAAATTCTTCATATTTCCAATCCCTTTTGGTATCTTTGTGTCACCGTAAGGATCATCTTTGATATATCTTGCAATGAGTAGATGTTTTAGCTTTACGAGCTGAATAATTCCAGTGGGCAATTCTTCTATATGTGTATTTCTAAGATCTAGCGTCTCTAGACTATATAGCCTCACAATTCCTGATGGTAGCTTTGACATGTCAGTACCCCTAAAGCTCAGGTACTTCAGCTGGAATAGTTTATCTAGACCATTCGTATCATATTCATGCAAATTCTTACAATCTTGAAATTCTAGGACACGCAAAGCTTCAAACCGAACAAGCCTAGGCAATTGTTTGATGCAACTTGATGCTATAACTGTCAGAGATCGTATGTGTCTTAGATCTTCATTTGCCAATATGCATGCAAGCTCTTGGTCAATATGTTGGACTGATAGTCGCCGAATAAGACCATCACGCTTTGCCAAATCAGTTTGACCATGGCCTACCAAAGAGATGAAATTATTTTCAACCGATTTTGAAATAATGAGCTCGAGCATCATGTCATGGACTTGACAAGCACGAGCCTTTCCATCATAGCCAACTTTCACCGGTTGGACCATACTTCTGTTTATTAGCTCATAGAAATGGTTCTCGGCAACCTCTTGTTTGCTCTGTCCACGCTCTTCAGAGATGAAGCCTTCTGCTATCCACCGCCTCACCAAAATATCTCTCTCAATCACACAATCCTCAGGATATATACTTAAATATAACAAACATGTCTTAAGATTAGGTGAAAGGTCATTGTAGCTAAGTGATAGTATGCTATTCATTCCATCTAAGCTTCGGCCTTTGTCCAATGCTGAACTAATAGACCTTCTGACCCTCTCCCACTCATCTTTGACCACCGGTTTGCTTGCCAATAAACTTGATATACTGATAATTGCCAGTGGGAGGCCTCCACATTTCTTCAGTAGTTTGTTTGAAACTTTTTTTAGCACATCAGGGCAACGGTCCTCGGAACCAAATATTCTTTTGAAAAACAATGTTTCGGACTGCAAATCACTTAGGGCTTCCATTTCATACATGCGGCCATTACCATCTAGAGAACACGATCTTGCTACATCAACAATGCGTGTAGTAGCTATAATTCTGCTAGAAAAATCATTCTCCGGGAAAGCATACTTGATAGCATTCCATGCTGGTATCGACCATATATCATCAATAACAATGAGATACCTAATAGATATAAGCAGGTACTGTTAATCAACTACGAAAAAGAGTTCAAGTACAAAACATGGAGATACCAGTGTCATGTCAAAAGAATTTAACCATATACAAAAAGATACCATAGATTCTAAGAGGATGGCAATAAAAATACTCAAAAAGAAACAGTAAGTTTACCTTTATAACCTATGCATCATATAAGGTGCAAGTACTCAACAAGTTAAGGTCTACCATGTGCCTATTGCTTATGTTGTCATCTATAGTTTGCTTACTTAACGAAGACTTTAGCCATAGTTGGAACTCAAAAGTAAAAACTAACCAACTTAAGTTCAAAAAAGATCTCGGTTTAAAATGTTTCCCAAATGATCATGCAAGCATCATTTTACTATACTTGTGTGAGTAAAAAAAATGTATAGAAAACTTGTTTGCACACTTAGAAGTCTTTTTTAATATAGTATACTTATGTTCGACAACATATGCAAATGTTATTCATGCGTTAAAGGATCACGAGAAATATTTCGAGTCCTTGAGTACAACACTGATCTTTAACCTCTATACATATTTGTTTATAGTTTGGTTCGTTTTCACTGCAGTATAATCAGGCTTGTTAAGGAATTATCCTAAATATATTTGTTAAAAAGGGGGGTTTGAAATTACCTCCTATATTGTAGGAGTTCGTTTAGCTTCCcaatgcatatcgtttcgtcccaagtGTCGATGCCTTCTTTAAAATCTTGCTTGCAAGGCAGCTGGAAGATTAAATCCTTCATAATTTTTTTTACATTTGGCTTTTGCGAGAATGAGACAAAAGCATGACAATGAAAATCTCCCCGGATCTTGCGATATACCTCCTTCGCCAGTGTTGTTTTTCCCAACCCACCGAAGCCAACAATGGACAACACCTTGCGATCCTTGGTCGAGCCATTTTTATCTTCCAGCATCCAATTGGCAAGATCATCCCTTGGACCATCAATGCCCACAAGGTGTGCTTCATCAACAAAAAGAGCAGACAAGCGAGGATCCACAGCCGAATGTTCAAAGGTAATATCATCCAGCTTGTAACTACTTTTCAACTCTTTTACCTGCTCAAGACGAATCTTCAGATCATTGATTTGGTTGGCGATTCCACGGCGAGAGCCCAGAGTCTTGAGCCGGCGAGCAGTCTTGCGGAAGAACTCCTTAAAGCCACCCTGGTGCTGGTGGCCCTCGTTACTGAGCTGGTGGATGAACTTGTCGATGACATCCTCAATGTCATAGGTCAGCTCCCTCACCAGCGACATCCACTTCTTAACCTGAACATCGGGATCTTGCATCATTGTGTACTTCTCGACCGCGCCATGCATGCAGGTCAGCTCGGATTTGAGAGAGCGGATCTCGCGGCGGACGCCTTTGAGGCGGGCACACTCACCGGCGAGCAAACCGGTGAGTTTCCCCAGCAGGGGACCCAAGACGCCATGGGAAGCACTCACCGCCTCCATTGatctctcttcttttttcttttgatGAAGGGATCTCTCTATTCCTCGCTCGAACCCATCTCTCCCTGGGTTCGTGCTTGGTGTGCTCAGAGTGGAGAGAAGAGCAGGAAGAGGACTGAATAATGGGGTTCGTACTAGCTGCAAGATTCCTTGAGATTTGCTTTAGATCGGCCTAACCATGGCTGTAGCTGTGGACAGTGCGCAGCGTCACTCATGTCGGCTTCACGGCTCTGTACGCCTTGACTGGTAGTCTCCTACCACAGTTTAACCTATGGCAGCAGATGGGTACAAAGAATTAAGCACAATGGCCCATATGCAAGTGACTCTTGAAGAAAATGAGGGTACATCTCAAAGATAAGTATGCTTCTCACACACATTATCTCACCTCTTGTCATGTCATGACTTTATCAAAAGCAGAAAAAGGTAGTGGAATAATTGAGCATGCTGTCCTACTGCCAGTGACTTATCACTGGAGGCCAAGATTTGAACGATCATTGAGCAAGGAAGTATCCAATGCTAGACTTCGCAGGCGACTGGTTCTGGTGTAGCCGTATATGTTTCATGCAGTTAAGTTCCGTTTTTCTGACTGTGAACTTCTTCCTTCCCTACTCTGCCTCATGGGTACCCCCATGTATCTCTATTCTGAACCTGATCGACTATGCATCTTCTATGTCCATCTCTCAGCAGTCACCACACAAATGGTGAAACCGACGAATGAATTCACCCAGCGTTCACTTCTGTCAAGAAACAAGACACTCAAAGTGGAATATAAAAACTCCAGCAGCGGCATGTTCTCACCGAATCATATCAACCCTGAATTAAGCCTGTGCTGCATTGCAGGGTGCAGACTATCTTGCTGTACCTAGTGGACACGGACCTGAAGCTGGGCCGGTGGCGCCGCACCTGGAGCGGTTGGGGGACGCGCAGATTTTGGATTTCGTTTTATGATTTTTACCGGTCAAAGGCGAAATGGGCGAAATCCGTTTTTTTCGGAAAATTTCGGAAAAAATCGGACGAAAAGCacaaaacaaaatttgaaatttagAACGAAAGATGAACGAAATTTAAACGAAAAATGAccgaatttttttaaaaaaggcTTGAACCAAGCAGAATCGCATTCAACAGGTGAAAAATTGAAGTCGAATCAACTGATTTCCCAAGTAACAATCGTTAAACTAAACACAAGATACGAAGGGCAAAGGGACGGCCTTCCCAAGCACGTAGTGCTGTAGCTCAAACCCCGGCACTGCTGGCGCCTACATCCACCGTTGACCCGGTCTTCAGCTCTGCCGGGCATACGTATACCGAGCGCATGAAAAAAAAACTACCCACGATCTACGCCCGCCCCCATCTTCTCGCCCGCCCATCTGGTCGCCCGCCCGCCGATCACGGTAGTTCCAAAGTGGCCGATCTCCGCcgccgcggatcgccgccgtccgAACCCCGTCCGAGGCCACCCTCGCCGTCCCaacgtcgcccgtcgccgccctcgccgtCCCAACGTCGCCCGTCGCCGCATCTCACCGTCCCAACGTCGCCCGTCGCCGCATCTCACCATCCCAACGTCGCCCGTCGCCGCATCTCACAGTCCCAACGTCGCCCGTCGCCGCATCTCATCGTCGTCCGACGATGCGGACGTTAAGGGCCCGACGTCTGACGCCGCCCGAACCCCGTCTGACGCCGCCCTCGCCGTCGCAACGTCGTCCGTCGCCGCATCTCACCGTCGTCGTCCTACGCCGGGGACGTGAAGGGCCCGACGTCTGATGCCGCCTCCGCAACTGTCGTCGAATGCCGGCGACGTCTACACCGCAGGCCAAGGTTTGTCATCTAAACCTAGCGGGCATGAGGCGGGCATGATGGATAGAAGTGAGGGCTAGTTCGTGCATGTACTGATTTATGGTTTAGGGTTCATCAAAACCTCCCGCCGCAGCGCCTCCTGTACGGACTAGCGCATGATTTATCGAACTAGCGTTGCTTTGGGCATGATGCATTGTACTAAACCTAACACACGATGTTTTTGCAGTTTTGTGAGTTAGGCGTGTTGACATGGACGAAGAATCTGCATTCGGGAGGGATGAGAATGATACTGATAAGGTGACTAAGACTGATAACGATAATTTAAACGAAGATGAATAGTATGAATTAAATGATAGTAaatgagatatatatatatatatatatatatatatatatatatatatatatatatatatatatatatatatattcaaatgaatgtTGTAGGAGGAGTCAGACGGTCCTAGCGGTGATCACGATAAGGGAGAGATTGATATTGAGGAGGCTCAAAGACAGCAGAAGATGCTGGAGACACATTGGAAGGTCATGGGTATGACGTTTCGGTCGCAAGGGGATGCATACATATTCGAAACGAGATCCTCTAACATCACGAAGGGATGTCAGGGAAGCTACAGTAACCTGACATCCCTTCTTCTCATCCATATGATTAAGCCTAAAATGACTTGAATTAATTTGCAAATTACAAATCTATTGTATGCATTTACaaaaattacatacaaacaaaattaTGGTGCAATAAAAATAATTTCAGATTTTATTTTCTATGAACAGTAACTGCACACGGTGCCTTTGCTACAGTGTCAATAACATCCCTTCTTCGTTTTGCACTGGGATTGCACTATAGCTTCGTGACATCCCTTCATGATGTTAGAGGATTCACTCCCTACATATTCTACAACAATCATGCGAGAGAGCACGGGTTTGGCATCAGGAAACAGAAGGTGAAACGAGGTGCTGTAGGAATGATACGGTACCGGCGGTTTCTTTGCTGCAGGGCAGGGAGAAGGCAGAGcaagttcataaccatggagggccgCAAGCGCAGGCTTAGACCGGGGACTCGTTGCAACTACGGTGCACATATGATGGTGAAGCTGGACAGAGAACGTGGAGTTTGGTTCGTCGCGTCAttcgtggatgatcacaaccacGCGATGGCTCGGCCCGACGAGGTTTGTTTTTTGTGGTCACACAGACGGATTGGAGATGGCCAGAGGGCTGAGATATTGGCGATGGAAGTAGCCGGGATAAGAAATCATATTATAATGGATAACTTCATCAGTAGATACGGTTCGTACAATAAGTGCGGGCTTATCAGGAGAGATATTTACAATCTTTGGTGCAGAGAAAAAATGAAGCTCATTGCAAAGGGTGATGCAGAGACGACAGTTGGCATTATGAGAagcaggaaggagaaggaccctgagttttTTTGAGCATGTGCTTGACAAGGAAGGGCGACTGAAGAGTATGTTCTGGTGCGATGCACAGTCGCGGAGGGACTATCAGGACTACAGAGATGTGGTCGTGTTTGATAGCACGTATAAGATGAACAGATATGGTATGCCATTCGTCCCCTTTGTCGGAGTtaacaaccaccgttgcaccacAGTGTTTGGTTGTGCCATCATTGCTGATGAGACGGAAGGGACATACGTGTGGCTTCTGCAGACATTTCTGAAGGCAAAGTGTCAGGTGAAGCCGAAGTCAATAATCACACACAGTGACGCTGCAATGATCCGGGCTATTCGGAGGCAACGTTcatttgtgtccgttttcgttccaaccttacGTGGGTCCCTATGTAGGCAGTGCCCGCATGTCTGCCCATTTGgttgcaattgcatgcatgcgatcacgtacccccagtgcaaccagcttcttTTCGGTCTACCGGAGGGGGGTTCCCGACTACATTTTTTGACTccgccaaatggcatgaaactttttccacacgttggcatcaccCTCGACAGCACCCACACCAGTTTGCATAATTTTCCGACGCTCGATGCATTCCTTAGGATTTTCCTCGTGAAAATGCCGtaaaacactggccggacgtgacgcaacgttcgttttgtgtccATTTTCGTTCCAATCTTCCATGGGGCCCTACGTAGGCCGTGCCCGCATGTCTGCCCattttggtgcaattgcatgcatgcgatcacatACCCCCAGTGCAACCATCTTCTTTTCGGTCTACCGGAGGGGATTCCCGACTACTTCTTTTTACTccgccaaatggcacgaaactttttccacacgttggcatcaccCTCGACAGCACCCATGCCAGTTTGCATTATTTTTTCTAACTATTTTTACaaaactgtttatgttatcatttTTTACTAGATTTTTGCTTGTGTATTTTTTTGCAAATTTGATTATTACTTTTTTCGTTAACATTTTATGACTTTTTTACCGGGCGAAAGCGTTCTTAAACCTAGAGTTTCTTTATTTTTTCATCCAAATATTTGAACAACACATAATAGTCAAACAGACAAACTTCATTCAAACTTAATTATATCATACATATATTCTTGACATAATAAAAAACCATAAAATAAACCCTAAACTGCGTCCTCATCATTCGACACGACATCGATGaccgcgcccatgccgccgccaccTTCGCCGCCGCCATTGCTGCTGTCGCTGCTCATGTCGTCCAGAAATGCgaggtcgtcgtcctcctcctcagccgccgcagcaGACTCGTGGAGGGTCTCCATCAAGCCCGGCGTGTCCTCCGGGTCCTCCGGGTCTCTCAGCTCCGGCGGAGGCACGAGG
Above is a window of Triticum aestivum cultivar Chinese Spring chromosome 6B, IWGSC CS RefSeq v2.1, whole genome shotgun sequence DNA encoding:
- the LOC123139814 gene encoding disease resistance protein RGA5 codes for the protein MEAVSASHGVLGPLLGKLTGLLAGECARLKGVRREIRSLKSELTCMHGAVEKYTMMQDPDVQVKKWMSLVRELTYDIEDVIDKFIHQLSNEGHQHQGGFKEFFRKTARRLKTLGSRRGIANQINDLKIRLEQVKELKSSYKLDDITFEHSAVDPRLSALFVDEAHLVGIDGPRDDLANWMLEDKNGSTKDRKVLSIVGFGGLGKTTLAKEVYRKIRGDFHCHAFVSFSQKPNVKKIMKDLIFQLPCKQDFKEGIDTWDETICIGKLNELLQYRRYLIVIDDIWSIPAWNAIKYAFPENDFSSRIIATTRIVDVARSCSLDGNGRMYEMEALSDLQSETLFFKRIFGSEDRCPDVLKKVSNKLLKKCGGLPLAIISISSLLASKPVVKDEWERVRRSISSALDKGRSLDGMNSILSLSYNDLSPNLKTCLLYLSIYPEDCVIERDILVRRWIAEGFISEERGQSKQEVAENHFYELINRSMVQPVKVGYDGKARACQVHDMMLELIISKSVENNFISLVGHGQTDLAKRDGLIRRLSVQHIDQELACILANEDLRHIRSLTVIASSCIKQLPRLVRFEALRVLEFQDCKNLHEYDTNGLDKLFQLKYLSFRGTDMSKLPSGIVRLYSLETLDLRNTHIEELPTGIIQLVKLKHLLIARYIKDDPYGDTKIPKGIGNMKNLQVISGFNIVKSSLGAVEELGNLTSLKELYLQMDGKGSQEYKRHEEMLLSSICKLGTYKLQSLWIVSDDSTPIQFLDSWCPLPYNLQTFLMETSYYLPKMPKWIVPALGSLEYLDINLIEATEEDLRILGEMPALLCLSITFRTVQKERLTVQGAAFPCLKEFNLIRTPRCASAIYLTFEEGALPKLEKLELPLFVSAAEAHGFYLGLAHLPCLRNAQVTLCNDAETSSEGTSAAAAAIRNEANSHPNHPRLFIRDRTTDWYYNPDEEENHTDEEES